The following coding sequences lie in one Candidatus Nitrospira allomarina genomic window:
- a CDS encoding c-type heme family protein has translation MRRWAAFAMMFVVFMFGLALMVPVGQAADAAKELAAKYILATAKAARTVYVKGVVADASKGGMKPDEDWVKDDHAMMLPAQFVKELGKELKEFDLSLVGTDPLYASNAPKSPKEKEMLAELAKGKEKVIVTEDGGATVGMSADYAIADSCADCHNKHPKTTKKDWKKGDFMGAIVVRLK, from the coding sequence ATGAGAAGATGGGCTGCATTCGCAATGATGTTTGTCGTCTTCATGTTCGGGCTTGCCCTGATGGTGCCGGTGGGCCAAGCCGCAGATGCGGCCAAGGAATTGGCGGCGAAGTACATCCTGGCAACGGCTAAGGCTGCCAGAACGGTGTACGTCAAGGGTGTGGTGGCCGATGCGAGCAAAGGTGGCATGAAACCCGATGAAGATTGGGTGAAGGATGACCACGCCATGATGCTTCCTGCTCAATTCGTGAAAGAACTTGGAAAGGAATTGAAAGAATTTGATTTGTCCTTGGTGGGAACCGATCCCTTGTATGCCTCCAATGCACCCAAGAGTCCAAAAGAAAAAGAAATGTTAGCAGAATTAGCCAAAGGAAAAGAAAAAGTGATTGTGACGGAAGATGGCGGGGCGACCGTTGGCATGTCCGCCGATTATGCGATCGCGGACAGCTGTGCCGATTGCCATAACAAACACCCTAAGACGACCAAAAAAGATTGGAAGAAGGGTGACTTTATGGGAGCCATTGTTGTCAGACTGAAATAA
- a CDS encoding chemotaxis protein CheA — MAVDLSRFQESFFTESAEHVETIESGLLALEQRPNDLDLLNRIFRGAHSIKGNAGMFHFTAIAELTHKMENILDDLRNEKMPVTPQVIDVLLRALDGLKSLLDAAQGGEGADETAIHVLEDELEACQKGATAPAHEGSLGETGPQGSPLQAATWRRVQIDWSALPELFQRGMDPAQIFKELHELGTVKVLHVRTDGLPALDTLDPERCYLSWKVELETDAPIGQIEEVFAFVRDGSELAIIDCEPKKPEPYKRVGDILVEEGVVTPEQIAESLAKQKPLGQILVEEKKASSQQVEKALQKQQQLKKNEVASIRVDTEKIDKLINLVGELVITQSMITDLSEKFTLAQLPVLQERITQLERNTREIQERVMSIRMMPIGSAFHRFPRLVRDLAGKSGKQIQLVMSGEETELDKTLIEAIGDPLTHLVRNSADHGLELPEDRVAQGKSERGTIRLHAYHDGGNICIAVEDDGRGLNREKIIKKAVEKGIIADGSNMSEEAVYQLIFRPGFSTAETITDVSGRGVGMDVVKRNIEGLGGSVDIQSTMGKGSRLTLKLPLTLAIIDGMTVRVGQDNYIIPLIAVTESIRPKPNELQRIVGKGEVVNLRGEWVPVVKLYEAFTLTPDFTDPSQALLVIVETDGRRLAVLVDELTGQQQVVIKSLEQNYRKVEAISGATILGDGQVALILDVPGLAKLARVGRIAAA; from the coding sequence ATGGCAGTTGATCTCTCACGGTTTCAAGAATCATTTTTTACTGAATCCGCGGAACATGTGGAAACCATCGAGTCCGGTTTATTGGCGTTAGAGCAACGTCCGAACGACCTGGACTTACTGAATCGAATTTTTCGGGGCGCCCATTCGATTAAAGGCAACGCGGGGATGTTTCATTTTACGGCCATTGCCGAGTTGACTCACAAAATGGAAAACATTCTGGATGACCTCCGGAATGAGAAAATGCCGGTGACTCCTCAAGTCATCGATGTCCTGTTACGGGCGTTGGACGGTTTGAAAAGTCTTTTGGATGCGGCGCAAGGGGGTGAGGGGGCAGATGAGACGGCCATTCACGTCTTAGAAGATGAACTGGAGGCCTGTCAGAAAGGAGCGACCGCTCCTGCACATGAGGGGTCGTTAGGTGAAACCGGTCCCCAGGGTTCTCCACTTCAAGCCGCCACGTGGCGAAGGGTCCAGATTGATTGGAGTGCCTTACCGGAATTATTTCAACGAGGCATGGATCCTGCCCAGATTTTCAAGGAACTGCATGAGTTGGGCACGGTGAAAGTGCTGCATGTGCGAACCGATGGTCTTCCGGCTTTGGACACACTCGATCCAGAACGATGTTATCTCAGTTGGAAGGTGGAATTGGAAACGGATGCCCCTATTGGTCAGATTGAGGAGGTGTTTGCGTTTGTCCGGGATGGGAGCGAATTAGCCATCATCGATTGCGAACCGAAAAAACCGGAGCCCTATAAACGGGTGGGGGATATTCTGGTGGAAGAAGGGGTGGTGACCCCGGAGCAAATCGCCGAAAGTCTGGCCAAGCAAAAGCCGCTTGGCCAAATTCTGGTGGAAGAGAAAAAGGCGTCTTCTCAACAGGTCGAAAAAGCGCTTCAGAAGCAGCAGCAATTGAAAAAAAATGAAGTGGCGTCTATTCGGGTCGATACGGAAAAAATCGATAAATTGATCAATCTGGTAGGAGAATTGGTGATTACCCAATCGATGATTACGGACCTGAGTGAGAAATTTACCCTCGCGCAGCTTCCGGTTCTCCAGGAACGGATAACCCAATTGGAACGCAATACCCGGGAGATCCAAGAACGGGTCATGTCCATTCGGATGATGCCGATCGGCAGTGCATTTCACCGGTTTCCACGGTTAGTTCGGGATCTCGCCGGGAAAAGTGGCAAGCAGATTCAATTGGTCATGTCCGGTGAGGAAACCGAGTTGGATAAAACGCTGATTGAGGCGATTGGCGATCCGCTCACCCATCTGGTTCGCAATTCGGCCGATCATGGGTTGGAGTTACCCGAAGACCGGGTGGCTCAAGGCAAATCGGAACGCGGAACCATTCGTCTCCATGCGTATCACGATGGCGGCAATATTTGTATTGCCGTGGAGGATGACGGGCGAGGATTGAACCGGGAAAAGATCATTAAAAAAGCCGTCGAAAAGGGGATCATTGCCGATGGCAGTAATATGTCGGAGGAAGCCGTGTATCAACTGATTTTTCGTCCTGGATTTTCCACGGCGGAGACCATCACCGATGTGTCAGGTCGAGGGGTGGGGATGGATGTGGTGAAACGTAATATCGAAGGTCTTGGCGGGTCAGTGGACATTCAGAGCACGATGGGCAAGGGCTCTCGTCTCACGCTGAAATTGCCGCTCACGCTGGCCATCATTGACGGGATGACTGTCCGGGTCGGTCAGGATAACTACATTATCCCGCTTATTGCGGTCACCGAATCCATTCGCCCTAAACCCAATGAGTTGCAACGGATCGTGGGAAAAGGCGAGGTGGTCAATCTTCGTGGAGAATGGGTGCCGGTGGTCAAGCTCTATGAGGCGTTTACCCTCACGCCCGACTTTACCGATCCCTCGCAGGCTTTGTTGGTGATCGTGGAAACCGATGGTCGGCGATTGGCCGTGCTCGTGGATGAACTGACGGGGCAACAACAAGTGGTCATTAAGAGTTTGGAGCAAAACTATCGCAAGGTCGAGGCTATTTCCGGAGCCACCATTCTGGGGGACGGGCAGGTCGCCTTGATCTTGGATGTACCGGGATTGGCCAAATTGGCACGGGTTGGCCGCATTGCGGCGGCGTAA
- a CDS encoding hypothetical protein (catalyzes the conversion of glutamine residues to glutamate on methyl-accepting chemotaxis receptors), translating to MSSTGLMEFGHIRRMQDTRFPYEVAVILPGEYFVSREPKVIYTVLGSCISVCLRDPLAGVGGMNHFMLAAPSNTEGHDNWADSGRYGSFAMEMLMNDIFKRGGKKERLEAKVFGGGKIYDGSIDIGAQNAAWALAFLEQEGLSPIKADVGDVCPRKVYYFTDSGKVLMKKLDRIVASEIAKEEGQYRKKLQHAPVQADVTLF from the coding sequence ATGTCATCGACAGGATTGATGGAATTTGGACATATACGCCGCATGCAGGATACCCGCTTTCCTTATGAAGTGGCCGTCATTCTCCCTGGTGAATATTTTGTGAGCCGGGAGCCCAAAGTCATCTATACGGTGTTGGGTTCCTGTATCTCAGTGTGTTTGCGGGATCCACTGGCGGGCGTGGGAGGGATGAATCATTTCATGTTAGCGGCTCCTTCCAATACTGAAGGACACGATAATTGGGCGGATTCGGGACGATACGGCAGTTTTGCCATGGAAATGCTGATGAACGATATTTTCAAGCGAGGCGGAAAAAAGGAGCGACTCGAAGCGAAGGTCTTCGGCGGTGGGAAAATTTATGATGGCTCCATTGATATTGGGGCCCAAAATGCCGCTTGGGCTCTTGCCTTTTTGGAACAGGAGGGTCTGTCGCCTATCAAAGCGGATGTCGGAGATGTCTGTCCTCGGAAGGTATACTATTTCACGGATTCGGGGAAAGTGCTCATGAAAAAACTCGACCGTATCGTGGCAAGTGAGATTGCGAAGGAGGAGGGGCAGTATCGGAAGAAGCTTCAACATGCTCCTGTGCAAGCGGACGTTACGCTATTTTGA
- a CDS encoding CheR family methyltransferase: MLTDKEFELFKHLIYQQVGIKLDEPKKTLLVSRLGKRLRDLHLSSYQAYYDCVSGEGGEEELIKLLDLVSTNKTEFYREPVHFDFLRDQVLPEVQSSKILRIWSSASSSGEEPYTIAMTLADAITDINRWDIKILASDISTRVLAKASSGIYEEERVSQLPHDLVKRHFLRGKGPQAGKLQVRPQVARLVAFRRINLMDPTFPIRSQLDVIFCRNVMIYFDRPTQARLMEKFFRYLRPGGYLFIGHSESLQWIDHQFTYLRPTIYQKPVGVNSQA; encoded by the coding sequence ATGTTGACTGACAAAGAATTTGAACTGTTTAAGCATCTGATTTATCAGCAGGTTGGTATCAAACTTGATGAGCCAAAAAAAACCCTCTTGGTGTCTCGTTTGGGAAAACGGCTTCGGGATCTTCACCTGTCTTCCTATCAGGCTTATTACGATTGTGTAAGCGGGGAAGGCGGGGAAGAGGAGTTGATCAAATTGCTGGATCTGGTGTCGACGAATAAGACGGAGTTTTATCGGGAGCCTGTGCATTTTGATTTTCTTCGAGATCAGGTTCTTCCTGAGGTGCAATCGTCCAAGATCCTGAGAATTTGGTCTTCTGCGTCATCTTCCGGGGAGGAACCCTATACAATTGCCATGACCTTGGCTGATGCGATTACCGATATCAATCGATGGGACATCAAAATTCTCGCATCGGATATTTCTACGCGGGTGTTGGCCAAGGCTTCCTCGGGTATCTATGAGGAAGAGCGGGTCAGTCAACTTCCCCATGATCTGGTGAAACGACATTTTCTCCGAGGGAAAGGTCCGCAAGCGGGGAAACTGCAGGTGCGCCCTCAGGTCGCGCGTCTTGTTGCCTTTCGACGGATAAACTTAATGGACCCGACATTTCCCATACGCAGTCAACTGGATGTGATTTTTTGTCGGAATGTCATGATTTATTTCGATCGCCCCACCCAAGCCAGGCTCATGGAGAAGTTTTTCCGGTACCTCCGGCCGGGGGGGTATTTATTTATCGGACATTCAGAAAGTTTGCAATGGATCGACCATCAATTTACGTATCTGCGCCCAACCATTTATCAAAAACCGGTCGGCGTGAATAGTCAGGCGTAA
- a CDS encoding methyl-accepting chemotaxis protein has protein sequence MVNTIFSLGIATKLVLLFAIFGIVPMAAVGYLGFSATGEMETAAGLRVQAMAETIGNNIDRNLFERYGDPQSFGLNRIVGERYHWYSKENNAIASAMNQYVATSGIYYLTILVDPVGDVMAVNSKDAKGNPIDTTAIYSKKYSDAPWFKAMEAKEFTTRQPFTAPGNDTATGTFIEDVHVDEDVKSVYSGDDGLTLGFSAPVYVDGDLIGYWSNRVKFSLVEEIVQTAYQELKGAGWAGSEISLLGDNGQVLVDYDPSNQGTEDMTHDFENTLFKLNLAEAGVESAKFAVAGKTGYQLALHDVKNIWQMNGYTHLKGALGYPGMNWSVLVRVPKAEATAAAIDFNRNLTMTAIICLVLILVVGLWVGRRGAKSLIHISEVAQRAADGDLSRRVTVTSHDELGNMGKAMNAMLDNLVKVVSEVRQAAEHVSNASGEITQGNEDLSQRTSAQAGALQETSASMEEMTSTIKQNADNAKQANQLAVAAREVAEKGGAVTDKAVVAMDEINKSSKKIADIINVIDEIAFQTNLLALNAAVEAARAGEQGRGFAVVASEVRNLAQRSASAAKEIKALINESVQKVGDGSELVNRSGQTLGEIVNSVKRVTDIISEISAASQEQAAGIDQVNKAVMQMDQGTQQNAALVEEATSASQSMKQQAAELLNQVAFFKLEETGHRKFAGGQRGSGVTSALAIGKKSSAVSQPLQSVKAVSPPKSTAKSQPVGVGSSNGHDRRQRENDFFEEF, from the coding sequence ATGGTGAACACAATTTTCAGTTTGGGAATTGCAACCAAGTTGGTGCTGTTGTTCGCCATCTTTGGCATTGTGCCGATGGCCGCGGTGGGGTACTTAGGGTTTTCGGCTACCGGGGAAATGGAAACAGCTGCCGGTCTGCGTGTGCAAGCCATGGCGGAGACGATCGGGAATAATATCGACCGGAATTTGTTCGAACGGTATGGGGATCCTCAATCCTTCGGACTGAACAGGATCGTGGGTGAGCGCTACCATTGGTATAGCAAGGAGAATAATGCCATTGCGAGTGCGATGAACCAATACGTGGCGACATCCGGGATTTATTATTTGACGATATTGGTAGACCCGGTTGGAGATGTTATGGCCGTGAACTCCAAGGATGCAAAAGGGAATCCGATCGACACCACGGCAATTTATTCCAAAAAATATTCGGACGCCCCGTGGTTTAAGGCGATGGAAGCCAAAGAATTTACCACCAGACAACCCTTTACCGCTCCCGGCAATGATACGGCGACCGGGACCTTCATTGAAGACGTCCATGTCGATGAAGATGTGAAATCGGTGTATTCGGGAGATGACGGGTTAACCTTGGGTTTTTCTGCTCCGGTGTATGTGGATGGCGATCTGATCGGGTATTGGAGCAATCGGGTCAAGTTTTCTCTGGTAGAAGAAATCGTACAAACCGCGTATCAAGAGCTTAAAGGGGCCGGATGGGCAGGATCGGAAATTTCACTGCTCGGCGATAACGGACAGGTTCTTGTGGATTATGATCCTTCCAATCAGGGCACAGAGGACATGACCCATGATTTTGAAAACACGTTGTTTAAACTCAATCTCGCCGAAGCTGGAGTAGAAAGCGCAAAATTCGCCGTTGCCGGGAAAACAGGCTATCAATTGGCCCTCCACGACGTGAAGAACATCTGGCAAATGAATGGATATACACATCTGAAAGGCGCTTTGGGCTATCCGGGGATGAATTGGTCGGTCCTCGTTAGAGTTCCTAAAGCCGAAGCTACGGCTGCGGCCATTGACTTCAATCGAAATTTAACCATGACCGCTATTATTTGTCTGGTTCTGATTTTGGTCGTCGGATTGTGGGTTGGGCGTCGCGGGGCAAAGAGTCTAATTCACATCAGTGAGGTGGCCCAACGGGCGGCTGACGGAGATTTGAGTCGACGCGTCACCGTGACATCCCATGATGAATTGGGAAACATGGGTAAGGCGATGAATGCCATGTTGGATAATTTGGTGAAGGTGGTGTCTGAAGTCCGCCAAGCGGCGGAGCATGTCTCCAACGCGTCAGGTGAAATCACCCAAGGCAATGAAGATCTTTCGCAACGCACCTCGGCCCAGGCCGGCGCTTTGCAGGAAACCAGCGCGTCGATGGAGGAGATGACATCCACCATCAAGCAAAATGCGGATAATGCCAAGCAGGCCAATCAATTAGCCGTCGCCGCCAGGGAAGTGGCGGAGAAGGGTGGGGCGGTCACGGACAAGGCCGTGGTGGCTATGGATGAGATTAATAAGAGTAGCAAGAAGATCGCGGATATTATTAATGTGATCGACGAAATCGCCTTCCAGACCAATCTTTTAGCACTCAACGCGGCGGTGGAAGCAGCACGGGCTGGCGAGCAGGGCCGGGGGTTTGCGGTGGTGGCTTCGGAAGTACGGAATCTGGCGCAACGTTCGGCGTCGGCTGCCAAGGAGATCAAGGCCCTGATCAATGAATCGGTACAAAAGGTGGGTGACGGCAGTGAGTTGGTCAATCGCTCAGGTCAGACGCTGGGCGAGATTGTGAATTCGGTCAAACGGGTGACGGATATTATTTCCGAAATCAGTGCGGCGTCCCAGGAGCAGGCGGCTGGGATCGATCAGGTGAATAAGGCGGTGATGCAGATGGATCAGGGCACCCAGCAGAATGCGGCCTTGGTGGAAGAAGCCACGTCGGCTTCGCAGTCCATGAAGCAGCAGGCAGCGGAACTCTTGAATCAAGTCGCGTTTTTTAAGTTAGAAGAAACAGGACATCGGAAGTTTGCAGGGGGACAACGCGGATCTGGAGTCACGTCTGCCTTAGCAATCGGCAAAAAGTCTTCCGCTGTGAGTCAGCCATTACAATCGGTGAAGGCTGTCTCTCCTCCAAAATCAACGGCTAAGTCTCAACCGGTTGGCGTGGGCAGCTCGAATGGCCATGATCGCCGTCAACGTGAGAACGATTTTTTCGAAGAGTTTTAG
- a CDS encoding protein-glutamate methylesterase/protein-glutamine glutaminase, protein MNEKKIRVLIVDDSALIRNVMTEILAQDPEIEVVGTAPDPYAARDKMKALNPDVLTLDVEMPKMDGLTFLQKIMAARPMPVVMVSSLTEQGAATTLQALEAGAVDFVTKPTVDIQHGLSDLAHQIISKVKIAALASVKKRTPPADCTERIKALAAQSAMIKTTDTIITIGASTGGTEALRELLEVLPPNTPPIIMTQHMPEQFTKSFANRLNDLCQIQVKEAQEGDSVLPGQALLAPGNYHMELRRSGARYYVSLNQAPPVNRFRPSVDVMFRSVARFAGGNSLGVILTGMGNDGAAGMLEMKQAGAFNFAQDEASCVVFGMPKEAIKAGGVDKILPLHDIPAAMLAHLKMLNPR, encoded by the coding sequence ATGAATGAGAAAAAAATACGCGTGTTGATTGTTGATGACTCGGCGTTAATTCGAAATGTCATGACGGAAATTTTAGCGCAAGATCCTGAAATTGAGGTGGTTGGAACGGCTCCTGACCCATATGCCGCCAGGGATAAGATGAAGGCCCTGAATCCTGATGTGCTGACATTAGATGTGGAAATGCCAAAAATGGATGGACTCACCTTTTTGCAGAAAATTATGGCCGCGCGGCCGATGCCGGTGGTGATGGTGAGTTCGTTAACTGAACAAGGAGCCGCGACGACGCTACAGGCTTTGGAAGCCGGTGCTGTGGATTTTGTGACGAAGCCCACAGTGGATATCCAGCACGGGCTCTCGGACTTAGCTCATCAAATTATCAGCAAAGTGAAGATCGCCGCCCTAGCCAGCGTGAAAAAACGAACTCCCCCTGCTGACTGCACTGAACGGATTAAAGCCCTGGCTGCTCAATCCGCGATGATTAAAACCACTGACACGATTATAACCATTGGGGCATCCACGGGTGGGACCGAAGCGCTTCGGGAATTGTTGGAAGTGCTGCCACCGAATACTCCACCCATAATTATGACGCAGCATATGCCGGAGCAATTTACGAAATCGTTTGCGAACCGGCTGAATGACCTATGCCAGATTCAGGTGAAAGAAGCTCAGGAAGGTGACAGCGTCCTACCCGGACAGGCCTTGCTGGCGCCGGGAAATTATCATATGGAACTTCGCCGAAGCGGTGCCCGCTATTATGTCTCTCTCAATCAAGCGCCACCGGTCAACCGTTTTCGTCCTTCAGTAGATGTCATGTTCCGATCCGTCGCGCGGTTTGCCGGGGGGAATAGTCTTGGGGTGATTCTGACCGGCATGGGCAATGATGGCGCTGCCGGTATGTTGGAAATGAAACAGGCCGGAGCCTTTAACTTTGCCCAGGATGAAGCATCCTGTGTTGTTTTTGGGATGCCAAAAGAGGCCATCAAGGCTGGAGGAGTCGACAAAATTCTTCCGTTACACGACATTCCTGCGGCCATGCTGGCTCATTTGAAAATGCTGAATCCGCGTTAA
- a CDS encoding DUF420 domain-containing protein, translated as MKFASGRNDHAYGLALFGIRAANRHDATEDRNSMMVACDQVGLCLVAYVTTQWLVGRDRFDGTVEQYRSLFIPDLLVHTGLAMTTIRLGTTNMGVGLRKLRYETRVGEMVGGNSHHCLDETF; from the coding sequence ATGAAATTTGCTTCCGGTCGGAATGACCATGCCTATGGTCTGGCGCTATTTGGAATCCGTGCTGCCAACCGACATGATGCGACGGAAGACAGAAATTCGATGATGGTTGCCTGCGATCAGGTAGGTCTTTGCCTGGTGGCATATGTAACCACACAATGGCTGGTCGGGCGAGATCGGTTTGATGGAACCGTCGAGCAATATAGGTCTCTATTTATACCGGATCTTCTCGTGCATACCGGCCTTGCGATGACCACTATAAGATTGGGAACCACCAATATGGGGGTTGGACTCCGGAAACTTCGATATGAAACGAGAGTTGGAGAGATGGTGGGAGGGAACTCTCACCATTGTCTGGATGAAACCTTCTGA
- a CDS encoding chemotaxis protein CheW, which translates to MMTTATAEPTEQRSIRTTYARDDQQYLTFNLADEYYGVDILKVQEIKGYTTVTRIPNTPDFLKGVLNLRGTIVPIVDLRMKFGMGVTEPTSFTVVVVVNVRKRVMGFLVDAVSDVLDMNAKDIQAPPDMGTSVDVTFIAGIGNAQDRLVTLLDIDRVLTEEEVIVVENIQDVEEKAEVHA; encoded by the coding sequence ATGATGACCACCGCGACGGCTGAACCGACAGAACAACGCTCGATTCGAACGACGTATGCCAGGGACGATCAACAATATCTGACCTTCAATCTGGCGGATGAATATTACGGAGTGGATATTCTGAAAGTGCAGGAGATTAAGGGATACACCACGGTGACCAGGATCCCCAATACCCCGGATTTTCTTAAAGGGGTCCTCAACCTTCGTGGCACAATTGTGCCCATTGTGGATCTTCGCATGAAATTCGGCATGGGAGTGACCGAACCCACGTCGTTCACCGTAGTGGTTGTGGTCAATGTCCGGAAACGTGTGATGGGTTTTCTGGTCGATGCGGTGTCCGATGTGTTGGATATGAATGCCAAGGATATTCAGGCCCCTCCGGACATGGGCACCTCGGTCGATGTCACATTTATCGCCGGCATTGGGAATGCCCAGGATCGCTTAGTGACCCTGTTGGACATTGATCGGGTTCTCACGGAGGAGGAAGTAATCGTCGTGGAAAACATTCAAGACGTGGAAGAAAAAGCTGAGGTCCATGCCTGA
- a CDS encoding methyl-accepting chemotaxis protein: protein MGKVWNSIGIGPKVVMTIMVVFSGLLAAGAYLLGQQLHSDLERVLSDQAFIVQKQIEVTRAYVTKEFVVKAKAAGMNTGVDHSAPDTIPFPATFARETSELLAEEGVFNARIVSLTPLNPKNAPQDAFEKEALAALASGQKEFTKNDTVNGKMMFRRATPDLATAQACIGCHEGKRIGDMLGAVSVQIPMDAPAAQLQENLSNMYMGILAVGVLMMGLLYLMIAKLVVQPMKSLESMAVRAREGDLTGRASVNSQDEIGRTSESFNMMFDRVSEVIASVKTAVSGITTGTSEINAGTSDLAGRTSAQAGALEETSASMEEMTSTIKQNADNAKQANQLAVAAREVAEKGGAVTDKAVEAMDEINKSSKKIADIINVIDEIAFQTNLLALNAAVEAARAGEQGRGFAVVASEVRNLAQRSATAAKEIKTLINESVQKVGGGSELVNRSGQTLAEIVNSVKRVTDIISEISAASQEQAAGIDQVNKAVMQMDQGTQQNAALVEQATSASQSMAQQAEDLLRQVEFFKVQTESGSQRSEITAKTRAAVHPQSTGGSGPQYSRAVSSITGTAQGKHSPNKREVTVGVGSSASNGHKKSGDDFFEEF from the coding sequence ATGGGGAAAGTCTGGAATTCAATAGGCATTGGTCCAAAAGTGGTGATGACTATTATGGTGGTCTTCTCGGGGTTGCTGGCTGCGGGAGCATATTTGCTCGGTCAGCAGTTGCATTCGGATCTTGAACGGGTCTTATCCGATCAGGCGTTTATTGTTCAAAAACAAATCGAGGTGACTCGTGCCTATGTGACCAAAGAGTTTGTGGTGAAAGCCAAGGCGGCTGGAATGAATACCGGCGTGGATCATAGTGCACCCGATACGATTCCCTTTCCGGCCACATTTGCTCGTGAAACCTCTGAACTCTTAGCTGAGGAAGGCGTCTTTAATGCCAGGATCGTGAGTCTCACGCCCCTGAATCCCAAAAATGCTCCGCAAGATGCCTTTGAGAAAGAAGCCCTTGCTGCCCTCGCGAGCGGCCAAAAAGAATTTACCAAAAACGATACCGTGAATGGGAAAATGATGTTCCGCCGTGCGACTCCGGATCTCGCGACCGCTCAAGCCTGTATCGGCTGTCATGAGGGAAAACGAATCGGGGATATGTTAGGAGCGGTATCAGTACAGATTCCAATGGATGCCCCCGCGGCACAATTACAAGAAAATCTCAGCAATATGTATATGGGGATTCTGGCCGTGGGTGTCTTGATGATGGGGCTGTTGTATTTGATGATTGCGAAGTTGGTGGTCCAGCCGATGAAGAGTCTGGAGTCCATGGCCGTGCGAGCTAGGGAAGGAGATCTCACCGGTCGAGCCAGCGTGAATAGTCAGGACGAAATCGGCCGAACCAGTGAGTCGTTTAATATGATGTTTGACCGGGTGAGTGAAGTGATTGCATCTGTAAAAACCGCAGTGTCCGGTATTACGACCGGCACTTCCGAGATTAATGCGGGTACGTCGGATCTCGCCGGGCGTACCTCGGCGCAAGCAGGAGCCTTGGAAGAAACCAGTGCGTCCATGGAAGAGATGACCTCTACCATTAAACAGAATGCGGATAACGCCAAGCAGGCGAACCAATTGGCGGTGGCCGCCCGGGAAGTGGCGGAGAAGGGTGGCGCGGTCACGGACAAGGCTGTAGAGGCCATGGATGAAATTAATAAGAGCAGCAAAAAAATCGCGGATATTATTAATGTGATCGACGAAATCGCGTTTCAAACAAATCTCTTGGCGTTAAACGCCGCCGTGGAAGCGGCACGGGCGGGCGAGCAGGGACGAGGTTTTGCCGTAGTGGCCTCGGAAGTGAGAAATCTGGCGCAACGTTCGGCCACGGCCGCCAAAGAGATTAAGACGCTGATCAACGAATCCGTGCAAAAAGTCGGGGGTGGCAGTGAGTTGGTCAATCGCTCGGGCCAGACGCTGGCCGAGATTGTGAATTCGGTCAAACGGGTAACGGATATTATTTCCGAAATCAGTGCGGCGTCTCAGGAGCAGGCGGCGGGGATCGATCAGGTGAATAAGGCGGTGATGCAGATGGACCAAGGCACACAACAAAATGCGGCCTTGGTGGAACAGGCGACTTCAGCGTCCCAGTCCATGGCGCAACAAGCTGAGGATCTGTTGCGGCAGGTCGAGTTTTTCAAGGTCCAGACTGAGTCCGGGTCTCAACGTTCGGAGATCACAGCAAAAACCCGCGCAGCTGTTCACCCTCAATCGACCGGCGGATCGGGGCCTCAATATTCTCGTGCGGTCTCGTCTATTACCGGTACAGCTCAGGGAAAGCATTCTCCTAATAAAAGAGAGGTTACTGTGGGTGTTGGGAGTTCGGCGTCCAACGGGCATAAAAAGTCCGGTGATGATTTTTTTGAAGAATTCTAA